From the Primulina tabacum isolate GXHZ01 chromosome 3, ASM2559414v2, whole genome shotgun sequence genome, one window contains:
- the LOC142538692 gene encoding uncharacterized protein LOC142538692: MVNDKSTEIVNESNKPPPFPHALTNHKKQKTDSDIYEVFKQVKINILLLDAIKQVPSYANILKDLCTVKRKLHVKKKAFLAEQVSSILQNNSSLKYKDPGCPTITCIIGENKIKKALLDLGASVNLLPYSVYENLILGRPFLVTSNALINCRNGIMKLSFRNMTLELNVFNLCKQPKDDNTKLELKVLPLELKYVFLGENKTFPVVISSTLLSNQEDGYLGYYQIPISLEDQEKTTFTCSFGFFAFKRMPFGLCNAPATFQICMLSIFSDMIEEFVEFFMDDITVFGNSFENCLKNLEGVLKCDNSAVKYLSNKQDAKPRLACGGHFSSNKTTTKILQCGFYWPSLFKDTHLFCKSCENCQKMGSISKRKMMPLNPIIIIEIFDSWGIDFMGPFPLSFGFSYILVVVDYVSKWIEAIACRTNVHKLVIKFLKENIFSRFGIPRTIISYGGSHFINKSFSSLLRKYGITHKISTPYHPQSNGQVELENREIKQILEKTVNPNRRYWSLRLTDTL; the protein is encoded by the exons atggtaaatgataaatcaactgaaatagtaaatgagtcaaataaacctccaccatttcctcatgcattaacaaatcataaaaaacaaaaaactgattcggatatctatgaagtttttaaacaagtaaagataaatattctattattagatgctattaaacaagtaccttcctatgcaaacattttaaaagacttatgtactgtgaagagaaaattacatgtgaagaagaaagcattcttggccgaacaagtaagttctattcttcaaaacaattctagtttaaaatataaagatcctggttgtccaacaattacatgtattattggagaaaataaaattaaaaaagctttgttagatttgggagcaagtgttaatttacttccttattcagtttatgaaaact taatattgggacgaccatttctagtaacttcaaatgctttaattaattgtagaaatggaataatgaaattgtcttttcgaaatatgactctagaacttaatgtgttcaatttatgtaaacaaccaa aagatgataacacaaaacttgaattaaaagttttaccattagaattgaaatatgtatttcttggtgaaaataaaacatttcctgttgtaatttcttccactcttttatcaaatcaagaa gatgggtatttggggtattatcaaatacctatatcattagaagatcaagaaaaaactactttcacttgctcttttggattttttgcgtttaaaagaatgccatttggtttatgtaatgctccggctacttttcaaatatgcatgttaagtatttttagtgatatgattgaagaatttgtagaattttttatggatgatataactgtttttggaaactcatttgaaaattgtcttaaaaacctAGAAGGAGTATTAAAatg tgaTAATTCTGccgtaaaatatttatcaaataaacaagatgctaagccaagatt agcatgtggaggtcatttttcatccaataaaacaactacaaaaatcttacaatgtggattttattggccgtctttattcaaagatacgcatttattttgcaaatcttgtgaaaactgtcagaagatgggatcaatttcaaaacgaaagatgatgcctttaaatccaatcataattattgaaatatttgatagttgggggatagattttatgggtccatttccattatcttttggatttaGCTATATTTTAGTcgttgttgattatgtttcaaaatggattgaagcaattgcatgtagaactaatgttcataaacttgttataaaattcttaaaagaaaatatttttagccgatttggaatacctagaaCAATAATTAGTTATGGGGGAAgccattttataaataaatcattttcttctttgttaagaaaatatggcattacacataaaatttctacgccatatcatcctcaa